ATTTTTCAGGGATTAACGCTTTCTCCACTCATCCGCATAATAAAAAAAGCCTCCCGAAAAGAGAATTTCTCCTTCGGAAGGCTTCGGAACCGTGCTTTACGTTTCCCTTTCATCTGACATGTAATATGATCGGCTGCTTATTTCAACCGGCAAAGCGCCAAAAACAGCTGCTAACTGGGAGACTGACGCCCAGCCAGCCCGCACGCTTCGGCGATCAGCCGATAGGATTTCAGCTTATCCGAAAAGTCGTGCATCACGCTGGCAATGATCACTTCCTCGCAGCCGAACCGCGCGCAGATTTCGTAGAGCTGATCGCAGATCTCTTCGGGAGAGCCGACCAGTATATGTTTGCGGTTCTCACTAACGATGTGCTTCTCGTAAGGCGTATAGGGATATGAAAGCGCGGACTCGATCGAAGGCGTCGGGGTGGAGACATGCGTCTTGTCCAGCAGGACGGCCGAGAGGTCCATGCTGGAAGCCAGCCGGTCCGCTTCTTCGGCCGTCTCCGCGCAGGCCGCGAACACAGCGACCATGCCTTGGGGCTTCAACAACAAAGGCGATGGGCAAAAATGAGCGCGATAGGCCGCCATCGCCTCCTCCCCTTCGCTAAAGTTAATGAAACGGGCAAAAGCCAGCCCCGTTCCCAGCCTGGCGGCCAATTCCGCGCTGTCCCTGCTCGAACCGAGCAGCCAAATCTCCGGCGGGGAGGCAACAACAGGCATGGCCTGAAGCCCCGCAAAACGGTGATGCAGGTCCGCTCCATTGTTCAGATAGGCGATCAAATCTGCAATCTGCAGGGAATAATGATCCGGGCCGGCCTTTCCGTATTCTTGCAAAGCGCGGACGGCCAGAACGCCCCCGCCGGCTGCCCGGCCGATCCCCAGATCGATGCGCCCGGGATAAAGGGCCTGCAGCACACGGAAATTCTCCGCAACCTTGTATGCGCTATAGTGGGGGAGCAGGATACCTCCTGAGCCGATTCGGATGGAAGAGGTAACGGCCGCCAAATGCGCCATGAGCACTTCCGGACTCGATCCGGCAAGGCCGGGCGCAAAATGATGCTCCGCTACCCAGAAGCGGAAATAACCGAGCCTTTCGGCTTCCCGGGCCAGAGCGGCGGTCTGCGCGAGCGCCTCGGCGGGCGAGCTTCCTTCCGATACCGGCGACTGGTCAAGCACACTGAGCTTAATCATGGTAAGGCATCCTTTCCGCGAGAACTGACTGCCGGCCTATGACCCAAAAAAGCCCTCTTCGGCAAAGCCAAAGAGGGAGAAACGCTCTATTCCGATCTTAGACCGTTTCGGACAACGCAAGCCTGACCAGCATGGAAGCGAACTTGGTTCGCTCCTCTTTGCTGCCTACCTTCCACAGTTCGAGAAGGAGCTTCTCCTCGCTGTTGCGCGGTTCCTCGTAAGCGGCCAAATAATCGGCCACCTTCTCGGCCGCTTGGGCAAGCTGCGCCTCGCTGAGGCCGATTTTTCTGGCCAGTTGAACCCGCTTGCTCAAATAAGTCCGAAATGAATCGAAGTTGTTCAAGATTTCTTCTCTTTGACCCGGCTCGATCCGGTCCAGGGTTTCCTTCACCATATTGATCGCCACGCTGCCGTCTTTGCTTACAACATGATTATGCTCAGACACGTTGTCGCCTCCTTAAGCGCTAATAGCGGTTTTACACTATTTAACCGGGGCTGAAAATGGTGAATCAAGGTCAAACCGGACCAGATACTTTTAAAAAATAATAACGCGCCCAATTATTTTGAGACGGGCACGGCATTATAGTACTCCTCCAGCGTAATGCCTTTTTCCGTCAGGTAACGGGCGATCTCCTTACCCACATAACGTACATGCCACGGCTCATACATGTAACCCGTAACGGCTTCTTTTCCTTCCGGATAACGGATAATGAAACCATACTCCGGAGCATGAAGCGCCAGCCAATT
This region of Paenibacillus sp. URB8-2 genomic DNA includes:
- a CDS encoding LLM class flavin-dependent oxidoreductase, producing the protein MIKLSVLDQSPVSEGSSPAEALAQTAALAREAERLGYFRFWVAEHHFAPGLAGSSPEVLMAHLAAVTSSIRIGSGGILLPHYSAYKVAENFRVLQALYPGRIDLGIGRAAGGGVLAVRALQEYGKAGPDHYSLQIADLIAYLNNGADLHHRFAGLQAMPVVASPPEIWLLGSSRDSAELAARLGTGLAFARFINFSEGEEAMAAYRAHFCPSPLLLKPQGMVAVFAACAETAEEADRLASSMDLSAVLLDKTHVSTPTPSIESALSYPYTPYEKHIVSENRKHILVGSPEEICDQLYEICARFGCEEVIIASVMHDFSDKLKSYRLIAEACGLAGRQSPS
- a CDS encoding DUF3243 domain-containing protein, coding for MSEHNHVVSKDGSVAINMVKETLDRIEPGQREEILNNFDSFRTYLSKRVQLARKIGLSEAQLAQAAEKVADYLAAYEEPRNSEEKLLLELWKVGSKEERTKFASMLVRLALSETV